The genome window CATTAAAAGATAGTTTACGAGTTCATGATGTTACCGAAAAAGTAAAAGATTCTTTCAATGTAAGAAGAATTAAAGCAGGTAAACCTTACATCATGTTTCTCGATAAGAAAAAGCCTAACACGCTTCAAGCTTTAGTTTATATCGAAGATAGAATTAGCTATACTGTTGTTGATTTTAGAGATTCAATAGCAGTTTTCAATAAAAAGAAACCCACTACTTTAAAGAGAAGAGTAGTAGCAGCAGAAATCGAAGGTTCATTATCCGAAACGCTTAGCAATGCTGGAGTCAGTGCTGGTTTAGCCAATAAGTTAGCGAATATTTACGCTTATACTGTCGATTTCTTTAAAATTCAAAAAGGTGATAAATTTGCGGTTACCATAAACGAACGCTATATCGACGATTCCATTTATGTTGGTGTAGAAAGTATCGAAGCTTCTTACTTTGAACATAAAGGCAAGAAAATTTTCGCGTTTCCTTATAAATTGTCCGAAAATCAAAAATATGAAGACTATTATGATGAAAACGGAAAAGGTTTAAAGAGTATGTTTTTAAAGGCGCCATTGGATTATTTTAGAATCTCTTCACGTTTTTCGGGTAGACGTTTCCATCCGGTTCAAATGCGTTTTAAAGCACATAACGGAACTGATTATGCTGCGCCACATGGAACTCCTATTAAAACAACTGCTTCTGGAGTTGTTGAAAGAACAGGTTATACTGCTGGAAATGGAAATTTCGTAAAAGTTCGTCATAGTTCAACATATTCTACGCAATATTTACACATGTCCAAGATTTTAGTTCGCAACGGACAACGCGTTACGCAAGGACAAGTAATTGGTAAAGTAGGAAGTACTGGTTTGGCCACTGGTCCACACGTTTGTTATCGTTTTTGGAAAAATGGCGTTCAAGTAGATCCGCTTAGGCTGAAATTGCCAAATGCCGAACCGATGAATGAATCACATAAACAAAAATATTTAGCGCATATTGCTCCTTTAAAGAAAGAATTGGATAGTATAACTGCAGTAAAATTTAAAGAATAATGACACTACCAAAAGTAAATCCGTCACAAACAGCTGCATGGCAGCAAATACAATCACACTTTGAGAAAATGCAAGCAACTTCTATGAAAGATTTGTTTGCTTCTGATACAAATAGAGCTGAGAAATTTCACATACAATGGAATGATTTTTTAGTTGATTATTCTAAAAATATTGCCAATCAAGAAACGTTAGATTTATTATTGAATTTAGCTAATGAAGTGCAATTAAAAAAAGCGATTTCAAGTTATTTCCAAGGCGATTTAATCAATCAAACCGAAAACAGAGCGGTTTTACACACGGCGCTTCGTGCAAAAGAATCAGCCAATATTTTGGTTGATGGCGTTAACGTAATGCCAGAAGTATATTCGGTAAAAAATAAAATTAAAAACTTCTCAAACGAAGTTATCTCAGGAAATAGAAAAGGATTTACAGGAAAACCATTCACGGATATTGTAAATATTGGAATTGGCGGTTCTGATTTGGGTCCAGCGATGATTGTAGAAGCCTTACAATTCTATAAAAATCATTTAAACGTTCATTTTGTTTCCAATGTAGATGGCGATCACGTTAACGAAGTAATCAAGAAATTAAATCCAGAAACTACTTTATTTGTAGTCGTTTCTAAAACGTTCACTACGCAAGAAACCTTATCCAATGCCGAAACCATCAGAAGCTGGTTTTTACAATCCGCTTCACAAGACGATGTGGCGAAGCATTTCGTAGCGGTTTCAACTAATATCCAAAAGGTAACCGAATTCGGAATTAATCCCGACAACGTTTTCCCAATGTGGGATTGGGTTGGAGGTCGTTTTTCGTTATGGAGCGCGGTAGGTTTATCTATAAGTTTAGCTGTTGGATTTGATAATTTCGATAAGTTATTGAAAGGTGCCAACGAAATGGACGAACATTTCAAAAACGAATCTTTCGACAAAAATATTCCGGTAATTTTAGCTATACTAAGCATTTGGTACAACAACTTTTTTGGTGCCGAAAGCGAAGCTTTAATTCCGTACACTCAATATTTACAAAAGTTAGCTCCTTATCTACAACAAGGTATTATGGAGAGTAACGGAAAAAGTATTGGAAGAGACGGAAAACCTGTAAATTATCAAACTGGAACAATTATTTGGGGCGAACCTGGAACAAATTCGCAACACGCGTTTTTCCAGTTGATTCATCAAGGAACCAAATTAATTCCAACAGATTTCATCGGATTCAAACAATCACTTTACGAAAACAAAGACCATCATGACAAATTGATGTCGAATTTCTTTGCGCAAACCGAAGCTTTATTGATGGGTAAAACCGAAGCGCAAGTAAAAGCAGAATTCGAGAAACAAGGAATTTCAGGTGAAAAAGCCGATTTTCTATTGCCTTTCAAAGTGTTTTCAGGAAATAAACCAACAAATACGATTCTAATCGATAAATTAACGCCAGAGTCATTAGGTGCTTTAGTGGCAATGTACGAACACAAGATTTTTGTGCAAGGTATCATTTGGAACATCTTCAGTTATGACCAATGGGGCGTGGAATTAGGAAAACAATTAGCTAATTCCATCTTAGACGAAATCGAGTCGAAAGAAGTGAAAAATCACGATAGTTCTACTTCGTTTTTGTTAAAAGCGTATTTGAAATAAGTTTTTGAAATACATGATATAAAAACCTCTTATTCATTTTTTTGGGTAAGAGGTTTTTTAATTTCCTATATTTGTAATTCACTTTAAAAAAAATTAGGTATGTACGAAACTATTCAATCCGTTCACTCTATCTTAGCTTATGCCGCTTTAGGGCTTTTAGTATTAGCTTCAATTAATGCCATTTTTGGATTAACCTCTAAAAAATTATTTACCGATAAAGACTTACGTTTGTCTTTATTCACTTTAATCATCTGCCATATTCAATTGTTAGTAGGTTTGATTTTGTATTTTGTTTCTCCATTAGGATTAGAACAATTAGGTAACATGAAAGACGCTGCTGTGCGTTTAACTTCGTTAGAGCATCCATTAATTAATATTATTGCTTTAGTATTAATCACAATCGGATGGTCAAAACACAAAAAAGAAGAAAGTAACAACGGAAAATTCAAAAAGATTGCCGTTTTCTATACATTAGGTTTAATATTAATCTTATCGAGACTTCCTTGGGCTAACTGGTTCAACTAGTCTTTGGTACAGTCTTTGGTAATAAGTCAAGAAAATCAATAAATTATGAAGAAAAACATCTTAATAATAGCATTTGTATTACTTATTGCCGCATTAGTAGGCTTTTCTAATGGAACTAAATCTGGTTTCGTTAGAAAAGCTTCTTTATATGATACCGTTAAGAAAAAAGATTCCCTCCAACTTTTAGATTCGATAAAAAAATCAGACTCTATTCGAGTGGCCGATTCTATAGCTAATCTAAAAACCAAACTATACAAGAAAAACGTAGAAGCTTCGCATTATTCCGATAAATTAAATGGAAGACGAACCGCAAGCGGACAAGTTTTTAGCAACAAAAAATATACGGCGGCACATAAAACGCTAAAATTTGGAACGAAAGTAAAAGTAACCAATTTAGCCAATAACAAAAGCGTTATCGTAACTATCAACGATAGAGGTCCGCACACTAGAGGAAGAGAAATCGATTTGGCAAAACGTCCCTTTTTAGATATTTCTCATAATAATGGACGCTCACTTTTACGTGTGAGTTTAGAAATCGTAGAGTAATTATTTCAATTTACTTCCTTTTGAAGCCCACCAAGGCACCGTTTCCACAACTAATCTTCCTGCTTTTACTGCTGGATCAAGATTAGCTAAACTATCCGCTTCTTTCATAGTTTCGGTATTGAAAAGTAAGAATCCTGAAATCGTTTCATGTTTATCAGATGGACCAGCGACACTAATTTTATTCGTTTTCGCTAACCAATTGATATGTTCCATATGCTTTTTCTGAATTTCCGCCGCTTCTTCTTTCGAATGTTCACGGTTAGGACCTTTTTTAAGCATGACCAAAAAATATTTCTGCATCACATACGTAGTATCGCCTTCTTTGTAGCTAACGGTTTCGTGATTGGTTTTCGGTTTGTCAGGATAAATTACGGTATTTGAACCGCAAGAAAACAATAAAATTGTTGCCAATATTCCAAAAAGTGCTTTCATTTTACCAAGATTTAAAAGGATTATTACTCAAGTAAGCATTGTAATAACGTTCGTCAGAAGTGACTTCTTTCCCTAACCAATTCGGTTTTTCAAAAGATTCAGTTTCCGATTGTAGTTCTATTTCCGCTACGATTAAACCTTCGTTTTCACCTGCAAAAACATCAACTTCATACGTATGTTTCCCCATAGGAACTTCGTAACGAATTTTATCAATAGCGCCTTTTTCACAAAGTAGTAACAAGGCTTCAGCTTCTGAAATGGAGATTTCTTTTTCCCACTCAAAACGACTCATGCCCGATTCGTTTCCTTTGCCTTTTATGGTTAAAAAACCTTTGTCACCTTTGATTCTAACTCTAACGGTTCGTTCGGGATTCGAATTCAAATAGCCTTGTACAATTCTAAACTGAGTCCTACTTTCCGAAATAAAATCGGTTGACGTGACTAAAAATTTGCGCTCTATTTCTGTCAAAATTTAATATTTATTTAGGCTTCTAAATTACTAAAAAATACTTTCTCTTTGTATCTTTACGAATCTATGACCAAAATTATGAATTTATTTACAAGCAAAAATCATCTTTCTCCCGATGTAATTCTTAAGAAATACTTTAACGAATTACAGCTCTGGCGTAATGAAGAAAACGAAATTGATATTTTAGTTCAATTGGTTAACGCCGTCCGTCCAAGAAATCCAAAAAAACCAGAACAAATAACTCTTTTTCCTATTATCGAATTTTTTACAAATAACGATGAGGAACGAATCAACTTTGTAGCGTATTTGCAAACGGTTTTACAAAGCAAAAATTTCGACGCCATTTTAACTGATGCCGGAATTCTTCAAGATACCGATTTCTTCTACGAAGTTAAAAAGCGTGTTTTTGCAAAAGTTTTACCCTATCAAGCGCCAAAAGACACCTTACAATATGTTTTAAATCAGGTTTTTTATGTGGATTCTGATCCGGTTTGGATTAATAAAATTCCAAAATCTGAGTTAGAAACGCTTTTTGAATTGTTTCAATTTGAGACGATTTATGAAAACGTTGCGGTCAATTCGCCTTTGTATGAAGTGATGCAAGCTATCAATCTGCTTTCGCAAAGAACCAGCGGGAAAGCCCTAGAATCTGACGTAATGAAAATGGTGCCCGAATATGCTGGTTTGGAAAGTCCATTTGCTGCTTTTGAAAAAGAATTGTATGCCATTGAAAATACGATTCGCAATAAAGAATCGGAATTTTACACCACTTCATCTGATATCAATTACAAGCAATTGTTGGTGTTGTATAAACAATGTAACGAATTTGTTGAGAAAGCCTTTCAAAACTCCTCTAAATACGGAATTTCGCTACGTGTGAATCAAAACTTGTTGCGCATCAAACAACAGTTGTATCGCGTAGGTGTTTTGATGCCACTTTTGGTAATCGATAAACCCGAAGACAAAAAAGCAAAATCAATTGAATTAGCGATTAAACTCATTAAATACAATTGCTTAAAAACCAACGTTAGAAAGTTATTTAACGAAAGCACGCAATTGTTATCGTACGAAATCACGCAACACACCGCAAAAACAGGCGAACACTATATAACCGTTTCTAAAACCGAGTATTTTAAAATGCTTTATGCGGCTATGGGCGGTGGTTTAATCGTTGGATTTTTATGTATTATTAAACTGTTGTTTTCTAAAATTGAAACTAGTGATTTTGGTCACGCCTTTTTATACAGTTTAAATTATTCTTTAGGATTTATTGTTATTTACCTTCTCGGATTTACGCTAGCAACTAAGCAACCTGCAATGACGGCTGCTGCATTAATTAGTGCGCTTGAAGATGGTTTGAAAAAACAAGCCAATGGCGATGGTGAAAAACACAAAAGTTTTGCGGTTTTGTTTGCCAGATTATTCCGTTCGCAGTTTGTGGCGTTTCTTGGAAATGTTATCATGGCGTTTCCTGTTGCTTTATTAGGAATTTGGTTAATCGATACGACGTTTGGAAATAATATTGCCGAAGTAAAATGGTTCAAATTCATCACCGATTTAAATCCAATAAAATCGTTGTTGCTTTTTCATGCCGCTATTGCTGGATTTTTCTTGTTTTTATCTGGAATTATCTCAGGAAGTGTTGCCAACAAAGACAAACATTACAATGTAAAATACCGCATAGAAGAACATCCTTGGTTAAAAATGACTTTTGGAAAAGAAAAAACAAAACGTTTTGCCAAGTGGTACGATAAAAAATGGGCAGGTTTAATTTCCAATTTTTGGTTTGGAATTTTCCTAGGAAGTACATCATCTGTTGGTAAATTTCTTGGATTAGCTTTAGATATTCGTCACATTACCTTTGCGAGT of Flavobacterium channae contains these proteins:
- a CDS encoding M23 family metallopeptidase, whose amino-acid sequence is MRYLVIAILFVTFFTACNSKEESEKTKKAVVKKEPIIKEYGFTFNDFKVVRDTIRSGDTFGKLLEKYPLKDSLRVHDVTEKVKDSFNVRRIKAGKPYIMFLDKKKPNTLQALVYIEDRISYTVVDFRDSIAVFNKKKPTTLKRRVVAAEIEGSLSETLSNAGVSAGLANKLANIYAYTVDFFKIQKGDKFAVTINERYIDDSIYVGVESIEASYFEHKGKKIFAFPYKLSENQKYEDYYDENGKGLKSMFLKAPLDYFRISSRFSGRRFHPVQMRFKAHNGTDYAAPHGTPIKTTASGVVERTGYTAGNGNFVKVRHSSTYSTQYLHMSKILVRNGQRVTQGQVIGKVGSTGLATGPHVCYRFWKNGVQVDPLRLKLPNAEPMNESHKQKYLAHIAPLKKELDSITAVKFKE
- the pgi gene encoding glucose-6-phosphate isomerase, with the translated sequence MTLPKVNPSQTAAWQQIQSHFEKMQATSMKDLFASDTNRAEKFHIQWNDFLVDYSKNIANQETLDLLLNLANEVQLKKAISSYFQGDLINQTENRAVLHTALRAKESANILVDGVNVMPEVYSVKNKIKNFSNEVISGNRKGFTGKPFTDIVNIGIGGSDLGPAMIVEALQFYKNHLNVHFVSNVDGDHVNEVIKKLNPETTLFVVVSKTFTTQETLSNAETIRSWFLQSASQDDVAKHFVAVSTNIQKVTEFGINPDNVFPMWDWVGGRFSLWSAVGLSISLAVGFDNFDKLLKGANEMDEHFKNESFDKNIPVILAILSIWYNNFFGAESEALIPYTQYLQKLAPYLQQGIMESNGKSIGRDGKPVNYQTGTIIWGEPGTNSQHAFFQLIHQGTKLIPTDFIGFKQSLYENKDHHDKLMSNFFAQTEALLMGKTEAQVKAEFEKQGISGEKADFLLPFKVFSGNKPTNTILIDKLTPESLGALVAMYEHKIFVQGIIWNIFSYDQWGVELGKQLANSILDEIESKEVKNHDSSTSFLLKAYLK
- a CDS encoding septal ring lytic transglycosylase RlpA family protein — translated: MKKNILIIAFVLLIAALVGFSNGTKSGFVRKASLYDTVKKKDSLQLLDSIKKSDSIRVADSIANLKTKLYKKNVEASHYSDKLNGRRTASGQVFSNKKYTAAHKTLKFGTKVKVTNLANNKSVIVTINDRGPHTRGREIDLAKRPFLDISHNNGRSLLRVSLEIVE
- a CDS encoding YciI family protein; protein product: MKALFGILATILLFSCGSNTVIYPDKPKTNHETVSYKEGDTTYVMQKYFLVMLKKGPNREHSKEEAAEIQKKHMEHINWLAKTNKISVAGPSDKHETISGFLLFNTETMKEADSLANLDPAVKAGRLVVETVPWWASKGSKLK
- a CDS encoding CYTH domain-containing protein, translating into MTEIERKFLVTSTDFISESRTQFRIVQGYLNSNPERTVRVRIKGDKGFLTIKGKGNESGMSRFEWEKEISISEAEALLLLCEKGAIDKIRYEVPMGKHTYEVDVFAGENEGLIVAEIELQSETESFEKPNWLGKEVTSDERYYNAYLSNNPFKSW
- a CDS encoding site-specific recombinase, with amino-acid sequence MNLFTSKNHLSPDVILKKYFNELQLWRNEENEIDILVQLVNAVRPRNPKKPEQITLFPIIEFFTNNDEERINFVAYLQTVLQSKNFDAILTDAGILQDTDFFYEVKKRVFAKVLPYQAPKDTLQYVLNQVFYVDSDPVWINKIPKSELETLFELFQFETIYENVAVNSPLYEVMQAINLLSQRTSGKALESDVMKMVPEYAGLESPFAAFEKELYAIENTIRNKESEFYTTSSDINYKQLLVLYKQCNEFVEKAFQNSSKYGISLRVNQNLLRIKQQLYRVGVLMPLLVIDKPEDKKAKSIELAIKLIKYNCLKTNVRKLFNESTQLLSYEITQHTAKTGEHYITVSKTEYFKMLYAAMGGGLIVGFLCIIKLLFSKIETSDFGHAFLYSLNYSLGFIVIYLLGFTLATKQPAMTAAALISALEDGLKKQANGDGEKHKSFAVLFARLFRSQFVAFLGNVIMAFPVALLGIWLIDTTFGNNIAEVKWFKFITDLNPIKSLLLFHAAIAGFFLFLSGIISGSVANKDKHYNVKYRIEEHPWLKMTFGKEKTKRFAKWYDKKWAGLISNFWFGIFLGSTSSVGKFLGLALDIRHITFASGNLALALYGAKFHVEQSMMIWGIIGVFMIGIVNFLVSFGLSLGLAFRSRNIPITELRPIITSIKQHFYRKPMSFFFPTE